ACGCGCGCACCACGTTGAAGCTGCCCACCAGGTTGGTGTCGACGATCCTGCGGAACTCATCCGCCGAGATTTCCTCGAAGGGCGCGAGCGAGAACGCGCCGGCGCAGTGCACCACGAACTCCGCGGCCTCCTCGCCCAGCGCCGCGGAGAACCGACCCGGCAGAGCGGCCGCCGCGTCGGAGTCGCTGACATCGGCCGTCAAAGGCACACTACCGGTGCGCTCGGCTACCCCGCCCAGCGCCTCCTCCCCGCGCGCCACCAGGGCCAAGCGCGCGCCGGCTTCCGCGAGCGCCTCGGCGATGGCGAGGCCGATCCCGCTGGACCCCCCCGTGACCACCCCACGCAGCCCGTGGAGCGGGCGCTGACTCACCCGACTATGCCGTTGATGGTGCAGAGCCGGAGGAACTCCTCGCGCGTCTTGAGATCGTCGAGAAAGACGCCCCGCACGGCGCTGGTGACGGTCTTGGAGTTCTGCTTCTGCACCCCCCGCATCATCATGCACAGGTGGTACGCCTCGATGATCACGCCGACCCCCAGCGGATCCAGCACGTCCCAGACCGCCTGCGCGATCTGCTCCGTGAGTCGCTCCTGCACCTGTAGGCGCCGCGCGAAAACGTCAACGATGCGGGGAATCTTGGAAAGACCCACGATCCTCCCGTCGGGGATGTAGGCTACGTGGGCGCGGCCGTAGAAGGGCAGCATGTGATGCTCGCACATGCTGTACATTTCGATGTCCTTCACCACGACCATGTTGTGGTGTTCCTCGGTGAAGACGCCCTCGCCGACGACGTCCCCCACGGTCTGGCCGTAGCCCTGCGTCAGAAACTCCCAGGACTCTTCCACTCGCTCCGGAGTGCGCAGGAGTCCCTCTCGAGCCGGATCCTCCCCCAGGCGCGTGAGCATGGCGCGCACGAGGTCCTGCATGGGCGCGTCGTCCGGAGCCTTCATTCCAGGCCTTCTCCCGTGAATTCGGCGCGGTTTCGTGGCGTCTCCCAGAGCACCAGTCGCTCCAGACTGACGCCCTCGGGTAGGGCGTCCGCGAGCCGCCTCCAGATGGCGACCACGAGGTTTTCCGTCGTCGGATTCAGACCCCGCAGCCACGGCACGTCCACGTTGAGGTTGCGGTGGTCCAGCTCGGAAGCCACTCGCTCCTCGGCGATCTCTTTGACGCGCTTGAGATCCATCACGAAGCCGAGGTCGGGATCCACCTCGCCGGCGACCGTCACGTCCAACTCGTAGTTGTGACCATGCCAGCTGGTGCGCGCGCACTCGCCGAACGTGGCAAGATTGCGCTCCTCGTCCCAGTCCTCGCGGCCGAGCCGGTGCGCGGCCGAAAAATGGACCTGACGCGTCACTCGCACCCGTGGCATAGGGCGATCTCCTGCCGGTGGTGAAAAAACGCCGGCCCGCTGCGTAAACGGGCCGGCGAGGAAACGCGCCGCAGGGCGTTCTTGAAGCCCCGGGTTACAACGTTCGGTGACCTCCCCGCACGCTTCTGCCTTCCCCCGAGGGGCGTGACTTCCGGCACGGGAGAGGAGTCCCGGCTTCCGTAGTGTCGGCTCAATATTGAACCCTCCGACACGCTCCCAACTGGATGGTAGGCAAGGGCAGGTACGGGGTCAACGCCGCCGGCAACGCGCGCGGGATTTCACCGGCCTCACTGACCCGGCCTCGGACTCAGGGGAGCAGGTCTCTCGAAGAGTGGTAGAGAGTGAAGATCGTGGCCCGGTCCGCGTCCGTCGGCTCATCGGCGGTCAGCTCCCCGCCGAACATCAAGTCCGCCGCGTCGGGCGAGTGCTGAAACAGCCCCAGCGCGTGACCGATCTCGTGCGTGACGAGGCGGCGCAGCAGGCTCGCGTCGGTCGCCACGGAGCCCGAAATCGTAACCAGGAACAAGACACCGCTCGAGCCGCCCCCTTGAATCGGGTAGGGAACGATCGCGTCGTTGCCTGCCGTGAGGCAGAAGGTGGTCGTGCCCAGGCTCGCGCCCGAGGGCAGGCACTCCGCCGTCTGCACGGCGAAGGGGCCGTCGATCCACGTAAGGACCACATCGGCAGCGCCGGCCGACGACGCACGCGACACAGAGAACTCGGCGAACGGTGCGTTCGCTTCCCAGATGTTCGCCGCGGCGTCGAACGCCGTCGTCAGGGCGCCCTCGCGGCCGGGCGCGTCGGCCACGAAAACCCGGACGCTGGCGCCCGCGCCCCAGTGGAAGACGAGACCGCCATCCACGGGCAGCGCGAATCCGTAGGTGTCGTTACGCTGCGGTATGGTGGGCGTATCGCAAGCGCTCGCCAGAACGGCCAGCGCGGCGACCCACGGAGCCACGCGGCGAGCGGCCGCGGAGCGGCTCACGACGCCCCCCCCAGCCTGATCGCGGCGCCGACCTGCAGCAGCGCCCTGGCCACCGTGCCGCTCTCGCCTCCCGCCTCGCGCAGGGCGCGGAAAGAAAACCGGTGCAACTGCCCGTTCAGCTCCGCGAAAAGCAGGTACCCGCCGACCTCGCGGCGCGCGCCCACTCCCGCGGTAGCGTAGGGCTGTACCTGCGCGTCGTCGGCCAGAAAGCCACCGGGGCGATCCCCGCCGTAGCGCAGCACTCCGACTCCCACGCGGCCGTACGCTACGGGATGCACCGAGAACCTCAGCAGCAGCGCTCCGTGGATCACGTTGAGGTCATCGGCGGTCCACTCGCTGGCGCCGTCGTCCGCGCCCAGGTCGGTCGCGCTCCAGCCCAACTCTCCTTCGATGCTGATGCGCGGACGCAGCGCGAACCAGAAGGACGCTCCCACGACGGGTCCCGGGTCGGGCTTAGCCGTGACCGCGCCGGCGCCGGGGCCCACGGCGTCCTCCACAAGCGCGCTCGAGGCGGTCCCGCCCACGCGCAGGGCCAGGTAGAACGCGCGCGGAACGGAATTCTCGGAGGTGTCCTGGGCGCCAAGAGGAGCGGCCAGCCCCAACCCGACCACGGCCAGGGCCCAGGCCGCGCGGGCGCGAGCAGCGGGCGACGGAAGAGAAGCGATCATGACGGGCAAGATAGAAAAAGAAGCGGCGGCCGCCAGAATCTGACGACCGCCCGCTTCGGACCGCGGCGCTCTCCCCGTTGTTCCCGTTCACCGCGGTACTGCACGGGTGAACCAAGGCAGATCCGGGTCCAGGCGCCGTCGACAACAACCAAAGCATTGAAGAAAAACGATTTAGCACGTTTTGCGTCCCCCTGGAAAAGGCGCAAAGCGCGCTACTTTTTTCTCGTTTCAGGTCCTTTCTGCCCTGCCCCGGCCGGCCCCGGCTCAGACGAGAGCGGCGAATTCTCGAACCCGCTCCCACGGGAAGGCTCCATCCCCATCGGGTTCGCGTCCGAAATGGCCATAGGCGGCGGTCGCCTCGTAGATCGGGCGGCGCAGGTCCAACTCCCTGATGATCCCGTGCGGAGTGAGGTCGAAGTTCTGCCGGATCCACGACTCGATCTCCACCTCCGAGCTCCCGGTCCCGCACACGTCGACGAGAATGGCCACCGGCTCCGCGACGCCGATCGCGTACGCGAGCTCGATCTCGCAGCGCGCTGCCAGGCCCGCCGCGACGACGTTCTTGGCTACCCAGCGGGCGGCGTACGCGCCGCTGCGATCCACCTTGGAGGGATCCTTCC
The Gemmatimonadota bacterium genome window above contains:
- a CDS encoding SDR family oxidoreductase; translated protein: MSQRPLHGLRGVVTGGSSGIGLAIAEALAEAGARLALVARGEEALGGVAERTGSVPLTADVSDSDAAAALPGRFSAALGEEAAEFVVHCAGAFSLAPFEEISADEFRRIVDTNLVGSFNVVRAFLPDMVAAGRGRIVLMGSVAGRRPYPGNAAYAASKYGLRGLAEVLRLETEGTGVACTIVEPAATNTPLWEGVGAAGLPDPAAMLSPQEVADAVVWLLQRPDEVRIPVLPIERS
- the folE gene encoding GTP cyclohydrolase I FolE; amino-acid sequence: MKAPDDAPMQDLVRAMLTRLGEDPAREGLLRTPERVEESWEFLTQGYGQTVGDVVGEGVFTEEHHNMVVVKDIEMYSMCEHHMLPFYGRAHVAYIPDGRIVGLSKIPRIVDVFARRLQVQERLTEQIAQAVWDVLDPLGVGVIIEAYHLCMMMRGVQKQNSKTVTSAVRGVFLDDLKTREEFLRLCTINGIVG
- a CDS encoding 6-carboxytetrahydropterin synthase gives rise to the protein MPRVRVTRQVHFSAAHRLGREDWDEERNLATFGECARTSWHGHNYELDVTVAGEVDPDLGFVMDLKRVKEIAEERVASELDHRNLNVDVPWLRGLNPTTENLVVAIWRRLADALPEGVSLERLVLWETPRNRAEFTGEGLE